Proteins from a single region of Catenulispora acidiphila DSM 44928:
- a CDS encoding phosphatase domain-containing protein, whose protein sequence is MPTIHLTCGLPASGKTSLARQLVAESAGRMRRVNLDDLRLMLDANDGRIRLGRDHEETVLAVQDAAVLAAIDGGFDVVVDNTHLVSRIPNRLKRVVAGRADFAVYDFTGVDVEECIGRDKVRERPVGEDVIRSMAERLKSTRDGWWKHPERLNDTPVPEPYVPDLSLPPAVLCDIDGTLAIHAGRGAYDLDLCETDLLNEEVARVLALCDRADGYIVLLSGRQSEFRKHTERWLAAHQVPYDELWMRAEGDRRSDDIVKAELFDAHVRGLYNVRFVLDDRARVVALWRRLGLKCWQVAYGNF, encoded by the coding sequence GTGCCCACAATCCACCTCACCTGCGGGCTGCCGGCGAGCGGCAAGACCAGCCTCGCCCGTCAGCTTGTCGCCGAGTCTGCCGGCCGGATGCGCCGCGTGAATCTCGACGACCTGCGGTTGATGCTCGACGCGAACGACGGCCGCATCCGGCTCGGCAGGGACCACGAGGAGACGGTGCTCGCGGTCCAGGACGCCGCGGTCCTCGCAGCGATCGACGGCGGCTTCGACGTTGTGGTCGACAACACGCACTTGGTCTCGCGGATCCCGAACCGACTGAAGCGGGTTGTGGCCGGGCGCGCGGACTTCGCCGTGTACGACTTCACCGGCGTCGACGTTGAGGAGTGCATCGGCCGGGACAAGGTGCGGGAGCGTCCAGTTGGCGAGGACGTGATCCGGAGCATGGCCGAGCGGCTGAAGTCGACGCGCGACGGCTGGTGGAAGCATCCGGAACGGCTGAACGACACGCCGGTGCCCGAACCCTACGTTCCCGATCTGTCGCTGCCGCCTGCGGTCCTGTGTGACATCGACGGGACGTTGGCCATTCATGCCGGCCGCGGCGCCTACGACTTGGACCTGTGCGAGACCGACCTCCTGAACGAGGAAGTCGCTCGGGTCCTGGCGTTGTGCGACCGTGCCGACGGCTACATCGTGCTGTTGTCGGGACGCCAGTCGGAGTTCCGGAAGCACACCGAGCGATGGCTGGCTGCGCATCAGGTGCCGTATGACGAGCTGTGGATGCGGGCCGAGGGAGACCGGCGCAGCGACGACATCGTCAAGGCGGAGTTGTTCGATGCGCACGTGCGCGGCCTGTACAACGTGCGGTTCGTTCTGGACGATCGGGCGCGGGTGGTCGCGCTATGGAGGCGCCTGGGGCTGAAGTGCTGGCAGGTGGCATATGGCAATTTCTGA
- a CDS encoding DUF6205 family protein, with translation MSYDNRFSGAITITPPLTWSEIEAGPALRDLKLEIRERRTVSDDGDTETVRRTADRILPRVRTFSGTHVLEDLQAIVAHYEGHEFGGFIQMQPDPGFDDPIPTRYMVHGREVVEVRAVLVWPGEGDEEELLEILADAGDGGTYVVKCAGDFDRPQGVPVEDTDLPEQLLAWRDAAVKAATDETLREARALARECKDVLDAMPVGLDELLGIDFEDLPDWFTDPSGDGA, from the coding sequence ATGAGCTACGACAACCGCTTTAGCGGTGCCATCACAATCACGCCGCCGCTGACCTGGTCCGAGATTGAGGCCGGACCGGCGCTGCGAGACCTGAAGCTGGAGATCCGGGAGAGGCGGACTGTCAGCGATGACGGCGACACCGAGACCGTGCGCCGGACCGCCGACCGCATCCTGCCGCGCGTGCGGACCTTCAGCGGCACGCACGTCCTGGAGGATCTCCAGGCCATCGTCGCCCACTACGAAGGGCACGAGTTTGGCGGGTTCATTCAGATGCAGCCCGATCCTGGGTTCGACGACCCGATTCCGACCCGGTACATGGTGCACGGGCGTGAGGTCGTCGAGGTGCGTGCCGTGCTGGTGTGGCCCGGCGAAGGCGACGAGGAGGAGCTGCTGGAGATCCTCGCGGACGCCGGCGACGGCGGCACCTACGTGGTGAAGTGCGCCGGAGACTTTGACCGGCCGCAGGGCGTGCCCGTGGAGGACACGGACCTGCCGGAGCAGCTGCTGGCGTGGCGGGATGCTGCGGTGAAGGCGGCAACCGACGAGACCCTGCGTGAAGCCCGTGCTCTTGCGCGGGAATGCAAGGACGTTCTTGACGCCATGCCGGTCGGCTTGGACGAACTGCTCGGCATCGACTTCGAAGACCTGCCCGACTGGTTTACCGACCCTAGTGGGGACGGTGCCTGA
- a CDS encoding DUF6221 family protein: MIDIVAFSNARLDEREQLARGVVHAVGADYDALMVAAGKALELGMVSLYWRNHNPARVLREVAAQRQQLAEHEHVPAVRQSDNHLYDFGCRTCHNDPDCGETLGFGWCKTVRLMAEPFDEHPDYDRYDPAWRI, encoded by the coding sequence GTGATCGACATTGTGGCGTTTTCGAACGCCCGGCTGGATGAGCGCGAGCAGCTTGCGCGCGGCGTTGTGCACGCAGTCGGTGCCGACTATGACGCGCTTATGGTTGCGGCTGGCAAGGCTCTTGAACTCGGCATGGTGTCGTTGTACTGGCGTAACCACAATCCGGCCCGCGTCCTGCGCGAAGTAGCAGCACAACGGCAGCAGCTTGCCGAGCACGAGCACGTTCCCGCGGTACGGCAGAGCGACAACCACCTGTACGACTTCGGCTGCCGCACCTGCCACAACGATCCCGACTGCGGCGAGACGCTGGGGTTCGGCTGGTGCAAGACGGTGCGGTTGATGGCCGAGCCGTTCGATGAGCACCCCGACTATGACCGCTACGACCCGGCGTGGAGGATCTGA
- a CDS encoding RNA-guided endonuclease InsQ/TnpB family protein has translation MQLRYNFRLDPTPGQRDALTKAFGCARWVYNQALAIRKSSYEEGGGWIASEVLSKRLITEAKKSSETAWLGSVSVVVLQQALRDNDVAYKNFFDSATGRRKGVRAGKPRFRSRRDNRQAIRFTANSKFKIMKSGRLSLPKIGEVAVRWSRDLPSDPSSVTVIKDASGRYFASFVVQTDPAADAERFPAGDAYAETGIDLGLTHFVVRDNGEKIDAPRFLRKAEQRLKKLQQSLARKQKGSNNRAKARVKVAKAHAHVADARKDFHHKLSTTIIRENQAVYVEDLAASSMARSRMNGMAKSVHDAGWSNFVRMLEYKSARYGRTFAKMDRWAPTSQVCSACGVKDGPKPLKVRGWTCGACGVHHDRDVNAARNILTLGRQVAAGRAETENACGGDVRPQLAVAGPDEAGTHLGDRTLA, from the coding sequence GTGCAGCTCCGGTATAACTTCCGCCTTGACCCGACGCCCGGTCAGCGCGATGCGCTGACGAAGGCGTTTGGGTGTGCACGGTGGGTGTATAACCAAGCGCTGGCCATAAGGAAGTCTTCCTACGAGGAGGGTGGCGGCTGGATCGCTAGTGAGGTCCTGTCAAAACGGTTGATTACCGAGGCGAAGAAGAGCTCCGAGACTGCATGGCTCGGGAGTGTTTCCGTTGTCGTGCTTCAACAGGCTTTGCGGGACAACGATGTTGCGTACAAGAACTTCTTCGACTCCGCCACGGGGCGGCGTAAGGGCGTGCGTGCTGGCAAGCCCCGGTTCCGCTCCCGGCGCGACAACAGGCAGGCGATCCGGTTCACTGCGAACTCCAAGTTCAAGATCATGAAGTCGGGTCGGCTGTCTTTGCCGAAGATCGGCGAGGTCGCGGTCCGCTGGTCGCGGGACCTGCCGTCCGACCCGTCGTCGGTGACCGTCATCAAGGACGCGTCGGGCCGGTACTTCGCTTCGTTCGTCGTCCAGACCGACCCGGCGGCGGATGCCGAACGGTTCCCGGCCGGCGACGCCTACGCGGAGACCGGCATAGATCTGGGTCTCACACACTTTGTCGTCCGGGACAACGGCGAGAAGATCGACGCACCGAGGTTCCTGCGCAAGGCCGAACAGCGGCTCAAGAAGCTCCAACAGTCACTCGCGCGGAAACAGAAGGGCTCGAACAATCGAGCCAAGGCGCGAGTGAAGGTCGCGAAGGCTCACGCCCACGTTGCCGATGCTCGCAAGGACTTCCACCACAAGCTGTCGACCACGATCATCCGCGAGAACCAAGCGGTGTACGTGGAAGACCTCGCGGCAAGCAGCATGGCACGGTCGCGTATGAACGGCATGGCAAAGTCGGTGCACGACGCCGGCTGGTCCAACTTCGTGCGGATGCTGGAGTACAAGTCCGCGCGGTACGGACGGACGTTCGCGAAAATGGACCGGTGGGCGCCGACGTCACAGGTCTGCTCAGCGTGCGGCGTAAAGGACGGACCGAAGCCACTGAAGGTGCGAGGCTGGACGTGCGGCGCCTGCGGCGTGCACCATGACCGGGACGTCAACGCGGCACGCAACATCCTTACTCTTGGAAGGCAGGTCGCGGCGGGACGCGCCGAGACTGAAAATGCCTGTGGAGGGGACGTAAGACCGCAGCTTGCTGTGGCAGGCCCCGATGAAGCAGGAACCCACCTAGGCGACCGGACACTCGCGTGA
- a CDS encoding RNA ligase — protein MTTTTTSPLHLHDLFSPADLQAEIEAKFVTRKQHPTLPLSLYVYGQSCQYEHHWTPVTMCCRGLIVDDTTGRIVALPFPKIFVTGMHGVHDFAPPLPTEPFEIFEKVDGSLIIAFHYDGRWHAASKGSFASEQSAWAQARLDAADTSLLDPALTYLAEAIYPANRIVVDYGAREDLVLLAAYEPATGAEKALAKVAAHWAPIGPVVRSWGLGKDVREVEVLAADSRRIDGRTAGGTEDEGYVIRFTSGIRAKIKLSSYLALHKLYTGTNERTVWEVLASGQDPAVLFDTVPDEFAGWVRQVAARLRGEFDAYVAAARADFDAIGPTAERKSFAEQAMKSEHRAALFRLYDGRDIDDLAWKSIKPRGDVPFVTDEEG, from the coding sequence ATGACGACCACCACCACTTCCCCGCTGCACCTGCACGACCTGTTCTCGCCGGCGGATCTGCAGGCTGAGATCGAGGCGAAGTTCGTGACGCGGAAGCAGCATCCGACGCTGCCGTTATCGCTGTACGTCTACGGCCAGTCTTGCCAGTACGAGCACCACTGGACCCCGGTGACGATGTGCTGTCGCGGACTGATCGTTGATGACACTACGGGCCGAATAGTAGCGCTGCCGTTCCCGAAGATCTTCGTGACGGGGATGCATGGCGTTCACGACTTTGCGCCGCCGCTCCCGACCGAACCGTTCGAGATCTTCGAGAAAGTGGACGGCTCACTAATTATCGCCTTCCACTACGACGGCCGGTGGCACGCCGCGTCCAAGGGCAGCTTCGCCTCCGAGCAGTCGGCGTGGGCGCAGGCCCGTCTCGACGCGGCGGACACGTCGCTGCTGGACCCCGCGCTGACGTACCTCGCGGAGGCGATCTACCCCGCGAACCGGATCGTCGTCGACTACGGCGCGCGTGAAGACCTTGTGCTGCTGGCCGCATACGAGCCGGCCACGGGCGCCGAGAAGGCGCTGGCCAAGGTGGCGGCGCACTGGGCGCCGATCGGTCCGGTGGTGCGGTCCTGGGGCTTGGGCAAAGATGTTCGGGAGGTGGAGGTGCTGGCTGCGGACAGCCGTCGTATCGACGGGCGGACCGCCGGCGGCACCGAGGACGAGGGCTACGTCATCCGCTTCACGTCCGGCATCCGCGCAAAGATCAAACTGTCGTCCTACCTGGCCCTTCACAAGCTGTACACCGGCACGAACGAACGCACCGTGTGGGAGGTTCTGGCGTCCGGCCAGGATCCCGCAGTCCTGTTCGACACTGTGCCCGATGAGTTCGCGGGCTGGGTCCGTCAGGTCGCGGCCCGCCTGCGCGGTGAGTTCGACGCCTACGTTGCTGCGGCCCGCGCGGACTTCGACGCGATTGGCCCGACCGCAGAAAGGAAGTCGTTCGCCGAGCAGGCCATGAAGTCCGAGCACCGCGCTGCACTGTTCCGGCTGTACGACGGCCGCGACATCGACGATCTGGCGTGGAAGAGCATCAAGCCGCGCGGTGACGTGCCGTTCGTGACCGACGAGGAAGGCTGA